The Helianthus annuus cultivar XRQ/B chromosome 15, HanXRQr2.0-SUNRISE, whole genome shotgun sequence genomic sequence AAATGACTCAATATCACCCAAAAGAGTCCCTATTTCTTGTGTAGTAAAATCATCGGGGTACATCTTAGCAAATGCCAATATCTTCGATGGGTCAAACTTAGAAAAACCGTTAGAAGGATTTAAACCCGACATATTTTTTATCAAAGTAGTTGTTACCTCACTAAATCGATTTCCTAATTCTTGAATTTGCATGTCTAAAACCTCATTAAAGATGTCAACCTCAAAATGATGTCGATTTGTAATGACATTCTTTCGGTTTCTTGGGTTACCATAACTTTCCGTCATGTCCAACATTGTAATGTTGTATTTTTTACAAAAGGAAGTCACTTTTTCCAACATCGGCTCAAACCCATTTTGTCTTAAAGCATTTAATGCTCGTTTTGTACCATTTATCAAGTTGGTCGCTTCTAATAAATCTTTACCTTTTTGTTGAAGGTGTTTTGAAAGAGCATTTGTGTAACTTAATATATCTCCCATCAAATGCATATAAAAAACAAACTCGAGTTTTTTAAAATATGATAGAATACCTTTTGCATTTGTTCGTTGTTGACTGCAATCTCCATCTTCTTTAACATATTGGAGTACGGTCACAACTTCCGGAAACAATCTAAGCAAACTGATGATGGTTCTATGATGCGAACCCCATCGCGTATCATCGGCTCGTGCTAGGGAAACCTCTTGGTTTAATCCTTTACCCGTTTTAATTTCACCTTCAAGTAATTCTTTTTCCACTCTAGCCTTTTTTCCTCCCTTAACATAGCTTTTCATTTGCAAGAAGCTGAAACCGTAGTGACAACCATGGAAAGGAACTCATAGAAAGTTTTGACACCGGTATGTTTTTTGCAACAGCCACAATAACCAACTGAAGTTGATGAGCAAAACAATGGATGTAATGTGCTGACGGGTTATCTTTCAAAATCAACGCTTTTAACCCATTAAATTCTCCCCGCATGTTGCTTGCACCATCATAACCTTGCCCTCTCACCTAAAACAAAAAAGAATTATAACATTAAAAAATAATGATTATTACAATAATGTAAAGAATCTATGAATTTTATTACTTACTTGCTTTATGCTTAACTGGTTGCTTGCTAATAAATCATCAATGGCTTCTTTAAGAGTTATAGAAGCCGTGTCTTTCACATGAACAATTCCGATTAAACTCTCTCTAACAGCCCCAAGTTTATAAACAAATCTAACAACTACAGCCATTTGCTCCTTCAAAGAAACATCACTAGAGTCATCTACCAACAACCCAAACACATCATCTTTAATTTCTGCACAAATGCTTGTTGTTACTTCCTTTGAAAAGCATTCAATAATCTCCTTTTGAATCTTTGGCGATGTCAGTTTATTGTTCTTTTTTTGCGTTCCCTAATGTGTACTTTCCAATTTCCGGGTGGTTAGTACTAATCAAGTTTAACACCGAAAGAAACATACCTTGAGAATTAGATTCTTCCGACTCATCATGGCCACGAAAGGGTAAAGAGTTTTCTAAACAAAATCTAGCACTCATAACGGAACCAAGTAATCGATAATAGTTTGCAATCATTTCTTCTTTAGTCAACTTCTTCATATTCTCATCCATATGTTTCTTTTGATTCATGAGATTATGACATTTTTGTGCCGCCTTTAAATGATGACTATCAACATTCCCAACATGTTCCTTTAATGACCCCTTTTtactccaatcacaaaagccttTAGAACTAGAAGACCATGTATCTCTTCCGCCTTGATTACCAACATCTTCTTTAAACAAATAACAATATAAACAATATACTTTGTCTTCCTTGATGCTATACTCTAACCAACTACAATCATTAAACCAACTAACAACAAAACGTCTTTTTTTCCATAACAATCTTTAACGGGAAACTTATGACTACGAGGTTGAAAAGCCCCTTTAACAAGATATGACCTTCTTATGTCATCTATTTGATTTGGGTGATAACTAGTAATAGGTGGCCTATCATGTGGAT encodes the following:
- the LOC110913439 gene encoding zinc finger MYM-type protein 1-like, with the protein product MIDNVSIIGTLAAQSHSSESKSKFEQQRQKHNSVMMKPKSKKQALIGNFFKRKYEEINDNDSSPNVGNDIQANDDVDASPNVDNENIQANDDVDASPNVDNDNPTTSISNNTSWLEYSIKEDKVYCLYCYLFKEDVGNQGGRDTWSSSSKGFCDWSKKGSLKEHVGNVDSHHLKAAQKCHNLMNQKKHMDENMKKLTKEEMIANYYRLLGSVMSARFCLENSLPFRGHDESEESNSQEIKDDVFGLLVDDSSDVSLKEQMAVVVRFVYKLGAVRESLIGIVHVKDTASITLKEAIDDLLASNQLSIKQVRGQGYDGASNMRGEFNGLKALILKDNPSAHYIHCFAHQLHFLQMKSYVKGGKKARVEKELLEGEIKTGKGLNQEVSLARADDTRWGSHHRTIISLLRLFPEVVTVLQYVKEDGDCSQQRTNAKGILSYFKKLEFVFYMHLMGDILSYTNALSKHLQQKGKDLLEATNLINGTKRALNALRQNGFEPMLEKVTSFCKKYNITMLDMTESYGNPRNRKNVITNRHHFEVDIFNEVLDMQIQELGNRFSEVTTTLIKNMSGLNPSNGFSKFDPSKILAFAKMYPDDFTTQEIGTLLGDIESFRHTISDDDNFDNLNGISDLARLMVETGTHISCPIVYRVIRSDLSSPDFHQSDIHQIFICIDGESIEELIKRYIELYWEMVRLKIIKTNEELVNKLANALPDDRWSTYMLDLRKIYLDVNLSLFIEKIKEREREFQKIRNEATDEAKLKSEAIVQEVEEQVKEISAIKVEKKAETFRLVVLFVIMAEDGNVQIEKFDGKKFGWWKMQIEALLCQKDLDVLLEDERPEKCHKQIGIGWIRKPKQ